CGAAAAATGCCTAATGTATTAGGTATTCAGGTTTTTGTTCATAGGATGAGTCATAGGCCGCTGAACCATCTATCGCAATGGTTGCGAAACGAGCAATAACCGCATTTCCAGGTGCCATCGTGAGGTACAAACGTGTTGTTCTGTATCGCTTTCCAGACTTCCTGAACCTTCTTCACCATACGATTTTCATCCTGTTCCGTTCGCACCGTGTAATACTGCGCAAACTTGGGTGTCTTGGTTTTAATCATGCAATCAAATTTCAGCAGTATCTCATTGGCGTCAAATCCACACCGTCTCGCAGCCATGTAGTACAGCGTGAGTTGCAGACTGGAGTCGATATCGGCTTTGGAATACGCTTTGGATGCCGTCTTGAAGTCGGTTATGATAACCAACCCGCTGGAATCCACTTCCACCAGATCAATGATGCCGATGATCGGAATATCCACGCCCTCAATCTCAAACGAAAATGGCATTTCCACATTCAGTACGCGATAGTCTTTGAAGGAGAAGTTTTTGAAGTAGACGGTAAGCAACTGCTTGCTGAGTGTAAT
The sequence above is a segment of the Candidatus Hinthialibacter antarcticus genome. Coding sequences within it:
- a CDS encoding PD-(D/E)XK nuclease family protein, with the translated sequence ASAINDYLDCGLSYKFGRVDGIKSESHSASLLVGSCIHKALEDFHLARQQNHRKTEDFLHERFDYHWKEELESDRNYRFNEDESPDDLITLSKQLLTVYFKNFSFKDYRVLNVEMPFSFEIEGVDIPIIGIIDLVEVDSSGLVIITDFKTASKAYSKADIDSSLQLTLYYMAARRCGFDANEILLKFDCMIKTKTPKFAQYYTVRTEQDENRMVKKVQEVWKAIQNNTFVPHDGTWKCGYCSFRNHCDRWFSGL